The nucleotide sequence tctctttttaaataaattttgaaaaGGGGTCATACTGAATCTACCATAGTGTACTTCTCTGACAACTGGCTTTAGTTTTAGACTGTTGATGTGCACTGGGCCATAGGAATAATACTATGTTTCTTTCAGTGGTTCGAATCAACTTAATGTCTTCAGTGAACACTGTGTAAATATCACTATAAGGTGGTCATGTTATGGGATTCTTCTTGTTGATGAGCTACAGCATTACACCTGAAACATTATCTGAATTCAGGGAATGATGCATGAAGTTGATAaagatctctttgttctccaaatCTGACACATACTGGAAATCCAATCACTTCTATTTACTGCATCACAAAGATGTCAGTCAAAAGCTTATGTACACATCAGAAACAGCTTCAGAATGGTAAATGAAGCAGCAGCTTCTGTTGATGCAGAAAGTTGTCCTCTTTCTGCTGTACCCATAGTGAAAAGCACTCCTTACCATATTACTCAGTTCTTATAGTTTTGTGTGTGACTCAAGCATCAAGATTTTGTTTACAGTCAATTGCATAGGCACTAagttccctgggggtgctccacccctgctttgccccaatctcactctgcctcttcccgctTCCACTCCACCCACTTCCTGAGGCCCAGGCCTGCTTGctgctctccccctcctccagccagctGTTTGGCTGCACTTCCAATTAGCTGTTTGGCAGTGCCCTGATCAGTGAATTGggggtgctgccaaacagctgtggctcctgggtgctgagcactcactataTTTTCCCCAACTATGCACTGAGGTCTATTGTTTGCCCAGTAGGcaaatgatcttttaaaaacCAAGTGTATCATCCATGAGGCCTCCAAGTGCTAATTTTGATACTGCTAATATTGAAGCAAGACTTATTAGCATAAAGACCAGCATGTCAGCTTTCTTGTTCTTATTTATGATACAATCAGAGCATATATATGTGGTCCCCTTCCACTGGTGCTGGTGCTGAGTGAGAGTAGTAGCGAGAGCATTTCTAAAGCTTGTGTCTTATTTGAACATTTTCATTACTAGATGGTGGTAGAAGAGGACTTACAGCAGCTTTGACCTGACTGCACACAGAGCACTTTGCTGAGCCTTTGCTCCTTAATCAAAGGGAGCTCaagaaaactttagagcccaacAGTTTTGGAGCATATAATATATCAACAGAGCTAGCAACATGTTTTGTATGCAATTAGCCTAGAAGCTGGAAACCCGAGGTACTTAGAGTTGGGCACAGCTACCCAATAACAGTAGCAGTAGAGAATGATGCTTTCAGAAAGATTAACGGTCACTTGCTATCCAGTTCAGGGCTCAATGAGGTTGTCTTGCTTTAAGAGCTATGGGTGTATATAGACCAGAATTAAAAACAGCATATTAAACtcccccccatttaaaaaaaaaacagttatttgTAAGGAACAAGTTATTAACTGCTTTAAAACCCAGATACTCATGGGGAAAACTTTGTTGATCAGGAAACTATGTACAGTAAAGAGATGGTGTGCATGTGTATCACAgacctctactggatggaatcataACTGCTGGTGTGTGAATAATAGGCCCATGTTGCTAAGTTTGATTCTTTGGCTGAAGTGATATAGCCTATGCTTTTGAAAGAAGAGAGAGTCTGAGCTCTGTGCCCACTGTCAGCTTGAAGTACTGAGTAGCCATGGTATGAACGGAAACTAGTGACAACTGAGAAATCCTGGGTCCTCCTACAGAATATTTCATTAGGTTGCTACAAATGCAGGGAATGCTAGGCTGTATAAGCCAACTCATGTTCTTAATTTGACTAAATAATGAATCATTCAGTATATGCAATAGTCAGCACTTCAGGGATAAAGAAATTGGACAAAAACCATCCATTGTCTTTTCTGGCTCAGTTAATCAAAGTATTCAGAAAAAGCAAATATGTATAGCAGCTGTGCAATTAAATCCTTAGTCATAAATTAGTGGCCATATTAAAAAGGCATTTTCTTTGCAAAAATCAACACATGGAAGGCCCCTTTCTTTCTAGGCTGGAGATTGGTATTTATTCTAGGTGGAAATACAAAGGCACAGGcaaacagagaaattaagtgcCTCTTCTCAACTATCCCTCATCTGACAGCATTAGTCAAGCACTCCTACAAAACTAGCACTTGAATATTTTTGGAATCTATTTCTCTGTAGGACTTCCTTAAGTGAGTACACAATAGCCCTTTTCAgttgaaaatgaaaacattattCTATTTACATAAGcttctctttcattttaaattgtgCTGTAGTTATCCTCTGGGACTTACTAGCTGTGATGCAAAATATGTCTTTGCAAATGAAAGAACacctatggggggaggggagcaggagtgAAGAACTTTACCAAACTGTCTCTCAGGCCAACTTCTCCTTATACTGTTTCAGAGCATCTAGGAACAGGCAAGTTGGCATGAAAGTATCACAAGCTTGTTTTAATCAATCAAAAAAGCTGCTAAGGGCCTAGTTCAGCCATGCTCTGgcccttgtgcagtcatttgcactggtgcaaagtgAACATAAAATGCTCTCATTCTGAGCCGATAGTGTTTTaactagtgtaaatgactacCCCAGGAGCAGGGTTATGGTGAATTAGGCCCTATGTACTTATAATTATTGGCAGAAATAGTAAAGCAAAGGAAGCTATGATACATAGGAAGGATACACAAAGGAAGCAGCAAAGCAATACAATAGCCGTCTTGTCTCATTTTCAGCCTGAAATCagcttttacttaaaaaaaaaaaaaaaaaaaaaaagggccacaTCTCTTCCTAAGCAGAAACACTGCTGGGAGTTGAGACAGACAAGTAGGAAAACCTCCATAAGGTTGGCTTTGAAGATTTTCCTGAACAGCAGCCCCTTGCTGGACAGGGACTTAAGGACCATGGagttcttctgtcgacctagcttcTGCCTCTCCGGGAGGTGGATTAACCCTAAAGCAAGGGGAGAACCCCTACTGTCACTGTAGTTAGTGTCTACAGTGAAGCaatatagcagcacagctgcagagccattTAGTGGTGTCTTATTCCAGAGGGGTCTTCTgatgctgtagtaaatccacctcgcCACTGTATCAGCTACTATCTAGCAGTGTTGACATCGggcattaaatctcaccaaatgaggatcaatccatcctcatcattgtatacactcattatactccacacctgagcATAGCCACTATAtgaacataccctcatatctcaatggctgtactttgacccgtcaaccttttacccccaaatcggggatattgcagattatgtattccttacacccCCGATCTTAAACCGAACTTCggaccccttgataatctgtacattattccctgataaccagaaacttctatgcttaaattCTGTACCATTCACTTTTGCAACATCTTAATACAAATTTTTAAATCCACCTCGCCGAGACAGTAGCTATATCAGCTACTGTCTAGCAGTGTTGACATTAAGCTGACCAAAGGCCCAATTACATTGCACAGGGTGTGAAatgtcccttcccttctccccacagtCCTTGAACCACTGTCTAATCCATTTGAGCATTCACAGCTAACCCAACTGGATTTAACTGTGAATGAGTTTTTAAACACCACTACATGAAACGGCAAGAtgtaggggaggaaaggagaataTTACACTTTTGTGACGCGATCAGTCAGCCAAACTGTGCTGACAAGCCTGAGTCTTTAGAGAGGCACACGGTTTATTGCTCATTTTTTTCCTCCCGATGGGCCAAATCTCTCAGGGTGCAAAGAAGGAAAGAATTTGGCCTTATAAGTTTTGGGGACGTCTCTTGAAGAGACAAAATAGTAACAGCTGCAATTATGTGAGAATAAGTATCAATTTGCTTTTCTTCCATCATCTGGCTCAATTTCCTCACAACTTCAGAAATGAAGCTGTTGTGCCAGCTCCCCTAATACTCTAGCATGCATCTACTCTAGAAGTGGGTGGAAGGAGAGAGCTGCTCTAAACACAAGATGTAGTCTTTGGCTGCCTATGTCCTCTAAACACCCATTCAGCAGAGAGCGAGATACTAGTACATTCACAATAATTGCTTTCATTAGTTAGCAGGGAACTGTAGTCAGGGATTAAAAGGAGGTAGACATGCAGGTAAGCAAAAGAATCTCACTTGAATGCTTGAGTCTGTCACAGGACCGTGACCCAGATTACAAATTAGTAGTTTTTCCTATTAAGCTAATATCCGTCAGTTGTACCACAGACATCTTTTCACATTTCTAGGTATCTGCTGTATCTGTATTCTAGTCCTGAACTACTGCAGCTCCTGAGCTCTAATTAGAATGTTTAATTTACCCATTCCAGGACAAAACTAGTCTGTTTTTCTAAACAGAGCACAAATAGAATAAAGGGGTATTTTAGTTGGAAACACTGAAGTGCTAAATCATTAATAAGACTTCCCAAAGACGTGTAGTTGCCTATATCCACCTTCTAAGCTTTGCTCTTTTCCCCTGCCCTTTTACTCAAGGTTGAACACAAGAGAATAATTTTTACAAAACCATCAGTTATAGGGCTGCCCAGAGAGGTATCCTGCCCATCACACAATTTACAGAGGCAAAAGTATGTTTAAAAGTCAGAAAAGACAGGCAAAAGGTGATCGGTATCCATTGTGCAATTAACCATCCTTTAATGTTTCTGTTACAAACAGTGAAGTGTAACCAGAGTGAACAGTACATGCTCTGTATCCATCAACTAATTTCCTTCTTGCTCTTTTAAAATAGGAAAGTATTAGTTCAAGGAGAActactggcatttttatcttcCTTTTAATATTAAGCCACTTGAATGTTAACCCTGATCTCTAGATAATAATTCAAATGCCACCAGTGCCAATTTCTGAACAAGACTGAATTACTATTCTCTATTGGATACAGAAATCATGTATTACTGACAAGttttgggaggggcggggggggaacagAACAGATTTTGAATCGCTTGTATGTTTAATTGCCAAGAACTCTTAATAGGCACAAGTGTACCAATAAGCATGTGACCTTTAAAATGAATGATTGCCACAAAACAAAAGCTTGAGTACAGCAACAGCATGGGTTACTAGATTTACAGACGACTTTTAGACTCTTCAGCTTTTAAGGGATTTTCTAAACCTTGATGATCAGCTAGTCATGGACTGGAAATAAATGCCACAGCAGTCTCCTTTTCTTCCATCAACTCCTTTGCAGTCAGATCCATCTTCTCTCGGGAGAAGTCATTAATAGGAAGACCTTCAACAAACTTCCAGGTTTTATCCTGTTTGAAAGTTAGTCTGTATGAGAACAAAGTCTTGTACGGTCTAAAAGCAGCACTTAATTTTGCAGTTTAGGTACTACAGTGAAATGAGCGACACCTCTGAACACAAATGCTAATCTGTGGTCCAGAAATTGTGTGAGAAACCAACTGAAACCAAGTGATGGTGTGGAGCAGATCTGTCTCTCGAAGTCTGCTGTAGTTTAGTGACTAGAGTTTGCCACCTGAATGAGAAATCCCATTCTAGATAACAGTTACAAGATTGGGGATTTTTACATGCAAATTTACCATAAACAAGCTTACTGTGAAGTAGATGGACTTATGTctctaattttttcttttttacctgaGAAGTTTTAAGagcattaatatttttttcaaattcaatGTAGAAGGTTAGTTGCAGTGTATTCTTTCTACCTCCTTCTCCCTACCCTTCAGACTATGCTTTTCTGCAGCCATCCAATATTCATTTGACAAATTATGGAACTGTGAGCGTAATGGGCATCTCACAGTGGGCAGAAATATGTTGAAAGCTGGCTTCACAGCACCAACGGTCAAAATCCTAAAATGCTACCACTGAAATCTACATAACCTCCCCCTCAAGACATTTCAAAAGTTAAACCCTGATAGATTTAACTAGTGTAGTTACCTTGATTACAACAGGGAATGAATAGAGCAAATCCTCTGGGATACCATAGGAATTTCCATCAGAAATGACTCCCATAGAAACAAATTCCCCCTGAAAACAGAAGTTAGTGATAAATAGCTTTCCTTGCTATTGCAGTGgcacaaatttaattactttcttatagaaacaccccccccccccccaaacacacacagtctATACTATAGAAAGCCTTGCTGCATTTGTTATAGTCCCAAGTGTGCAATATCTTCGGTCACACATGATTAGACAGATTAATCTACCCAGTGTTACTGCAGAAGGACATGAAAACACAAGAGATTAGTAACTAGCACCTCTGTATGTGCCACAGCAATATTTACCTCTGGAGTGCCAAACCAGATGTCCCTCACATGGTCACAGATAGCTTTGGCAGCTGACATTGCACTGGACAGCTTCCTGGCTTTAATAACAGCTGCACCACGTTGCTGAACAGTCTGTAGTaaagacaaaaaaacccccccaaaattGGACATCTCATTTGCATATAGTCAATAAATGACACTAGGTTTAAGAAGCAAGCAGTGGCTTTGTCGTCTAGTTACTGCCAACAGActactgctgggggaattctgtgccactgtgcaagcACAGAATTTGTCCCCCGCAGAATAATTGATTCTGATGGGGAGGTGAAGGGAAGATGCACttacaccttttgcccaccacAAACTCATGTGGTGTCAGAAGAGGGCAGCTGGCTCATCGGAGGAAGCAGccagctgtggagagagaaggggcAGCGGCTGACTTCCTGACAGTGCCCTGCCCATGTGAGGAAGCATTGGATatgggagggacagacagaggaGGACACACTAGGCTGCTGGGGCGTGGGTGGTGTGTCACACAAACTaaggttcagaagggctagtgaggGGGGACAGACTAGAGCaggggcacaggagctagtggggtgacaacaTTGAGCCAGAGGCTGAACGGGGAGTGGGAGATACAAGGATACATGGGGACAGGACAgatatgcctgactgaatgggagaggctggggtcagccagggttTGCATAGGGAAGGCTCATCAACaatccctcccccactgttccatATTTcttccacccacacccaacaattctcaaggttcactcccaggctccttcgcagcaattatttccctctcctgcATTCCTCCATTAcccgactcccccaagcctttgcacttcTGAAGGGGGTGGGAAAAGTTTCTGTATTTtcgtttaaatgaattactcagagttctgtattcaTATGCCTAGCAAGAAATTTGTCacacattttctgaatcttttttgttgtctatgTTGTTGTTAGAGACATACTTGataacaggtattttgaaatgaattaccaaaaataattgaaattggcatgattatatattgtgttattttgacaaatatgcagaattttaaaatattgtgcatagaatTTAACTTTTTGGCACAAAAATCCCCCAACAGTAATTGTCATGGGAGAAAGTTTTGTATAGTCTTCACTAAAAACCCTCAGAGTTGGAGAGCAAGATGTTCACAGTTGAATTATGGCAGATATACAATCGTACCAATAAGCAGCTGTAACACCGAAGTAGAACAGGCTAACAGCCTAGAAATGTTCTGCAAGGGTCAAGGCCGATACACACTGAAGGGTTGGGGAGGCTGGCTGTGCTATGTTTCTTACTGTACCAGTTTTGTGGCTAGCAGCCTATCCTACTGGACTGTCAATGTAGGATCTTTCACAAGCGTCACATCAGGTGATCTGTACCAGTTTCGGTTCAGTAACTGAAGCTTTTTTTGACGTTTATAGGTAAGGCCCTACTCGAATtgcaggatgattgtcaaataattgtgACAGAGTTTCAGACAAGACGTGgaaaaaagtaataatggacctttattaTTTGCAATAATTTGGAAAAACCTGCTcccactgtcagctgcctgtctGAGGGCTGGGGCTCCTGTTGTCGGCTGCACATCTGACAAAACTGTGGTGGAAGCCTAATACTGCAAAATCTACAATATCGCAAATTAAGTAGAGCCTAATGTATAGGTTAATTTATGGCAGAACATTTATAGTTTAGTGGCCAGCTGAAGACTAGAAGTGAACTACTTAACATGTGAGCTATCAAGCAACTTTAAAGATTATATAGAACCTATTTCACATGCTGTCGAGTCATTTGTAATGCCTGAAGATCCCTGTCTCTTTTCAAAGACACTTATGTCAGACTAACTAAGCTAATTGCTGAAATGTATACAAAAAAAAGCAAGTCTCATTCATGTACAATATTTATAACAGCCAAAGTTTGTTCACTGACTCTGTACCAGTTAGACCACAACTCATCCCCTAGGAAGCAAGCACCTCTGAACAGTCTTAATGTcccctcaaaacacacacacacacacacacacacacacacacacacgtaacagATCAGCTATATGATATATCCATGAGGGCCTATCCCCGCTGTGTGCGGCAGGCCAGAGTCAAGGATCCAGCACTGAAGCCCTCCTGTTTAAATCTAGGGACTCCAGCACCTCAACTGTGAGAGAGTGTATAATAATTAATTAGAAAAAAGGGACTTCACAACCTTACAGAGCAAGCAAAGGACTTGTTCAATAGGTCAAACAAACTTAAACTGCACCCAGAAACAAGCTAGAAGGTAGCACAGCCTATGGAGCACAGGCAATCAAATTCTTTATGGGAACCATTGCTCAGCAGCCAAGCCACAGAATCCTTGAGTTAGAAAATGTCagccttaaacacaaaaaaaaaaaaaaaaaaacaaaacaaaaaaaaaaacccacacacaacccccccccgcccccaacctgtCATCCCCAAGTGATGATCAGTGAATTCAGAGGGGAGCTTTTCCAATTCTATGGACTAAaattactgaagaaaaaaaaaaagtgaactatCCTCTCTACAGAGGCTAGGACACCAGACTATACCCAGTGGCAGCTATTTTGACTCTCAACATTAACTTTCCCGGCTGATCATTTCAGCAGAAAAATCTAGCTAGCATGCTTATTTAGGTTTATGCAAAAGAAAGCACCACAGGAATAGGACTACAGATTTTAAAGATGCAAATATAGGATTATTCTGACAAGCTATTTGAAGACCAATCATTTTAGTAGGACTGGAAGATCTGCTTTGCTAAAGTTTCCCATAAGATTTCCATGGTGTGTATATTAACACTAGCTTTTTACCCTGAGTCATAATTAGTCCAACAGGAGCACAGTGTAGTACAATTACGCTGAGAGATCATTAGTGAACAGAAAATCTTACTGTGATAAAGTCACCCTTCAGCCAGCTGTCATCTTTTACAGCTTCATAAACGCCAACTTCCTTTCCTTGCACTTTCACCTTAGCATGGTTAACATCTGGGTACTGAGTGGAGGAGTGATTCCCCCAGATGATGACATTCTTCACATCACTAGCAGTTACACCAAGTCTCAGAGCAATCTAATttgaatttagaaaaaaaaaaaaaaaaaaaaaaggagacatGGAATAGACTAATTTCAGCTACACTTTAAGTATAACAAACTACTTTCTGAGAGagcttaaatttaaacatttctttaTAAGACAGACATAAGAAGGTCTTCTAGCCCTGGATGGATTCATCCTACCTGGGATTTAGCTCTGTTGTGGTCCAAACGAGTTAGACAGCTGAAGTTTTCTTTTGGTATTGAGGGAGCCGACTTTGAAGCAGTCAGGCAGTTAGTATTTGCTGGATTTCCTACCACCACAACCTAGGAAGGCAATGAAGGGGAGTGGGACAAGAAGAGAAGTCAACTTTTTAGCCAAGCTACAGTTTCTGCAAATTCATTTCCCTCAGCTGGGTAAACACAACGTTCAGCATTTGTAAAGAAAAGGCTTTACTCCAAAGAAACTGTCaagaaatgaagacaaaaagTCTTGTTTAAATCCTAACCATATTGTATGCAATCACTAACTGAAagtctttttacaaaaaaaaaaaaaaaaaaaaaaaaaaaaaaccacacacacacacaaaaggatatCAGaaatatagaatcacagaacagTTTAAATGCTTCTTTACAAGTGCCTCTATAATAAAGGAAGCCAGTATTTTAGAGGTCAGCGCTGCTGACCTCCAGTCTAGTTACCCTGCTGCGCAAAAATCCCCCACAATCTCTTAATACATTAAAAGGACTATACACTATAAAGAACTACACTATACAAACTAGTCAGctctttgcttgcttgctttctcctCTCCTTGCCCCCCCCATTAAAGTTTTCCATTTAAGGTAGTTCTACTAGATGACACTGCTTTACATGATCAGTTATGACTGAAGCAATTGTTGCCTATTTGAAGTAGGATGCTGTGTCTCAAGTTAAATCAATCAGTTTCTCTAAATATGAAAAGGACAGATTAATTGATGAAGAAAACAGTGTCAAGCTCCATACAGCCTCCATCTAGTGAGCTGATCTAGAGACATGCTTTTATATTTCCCTTTTTGATATTCAACTTCTTAGTTCCCCATTACTCTGTAATAACTGATGCTAATTTTTATTTCAACTGTAGAAAACACTCTACAGCCCTGTAGACTCAGCAGGAAGTTCATCAGCTGAGGAAGCAGGCATTAAAGTCAGTTACAAAGCACAGTGGGAGCATGAGTACAAGATTAGGAGCTGTAGGAGGGAAGCCACATGATTCTATTCATTGTACCTGAGCTACTGGAAAGAGACATTTAAAAGAACCTCTCCAATGTGactttaaaaactaaacaaagccttttttattttgtgaCTTTTGACTGATACAGAAGTCATTAAATTAAAGCTACAGATTCATATGAAATAGGAGCTAAGTTTGCATTGGTAAACTTGCTGTTCATCTGCATGGTGATACTATCGATAGGAGGCCACCTTGTCTCActctgctgctcctcagctctgAAGAGTAACTGCAGAACACTACACATTCCTACCTAGAAGATGGTTCATCTTCTGTCAGTGACTGGACTGGGATCATTCCCTAGATCAATTAGGGGGTTTAACAGGATGCCTCCATGCAGGCTTTGGCCAATTCAGAGCATTTGAGAAGCAAGTCTTCCGTAAAACAAAATTAGTCCTATGCTACATCTGTACTACTCTACAGCTCTTGCTGGGATCTTTAAGTTGCTTGGTAAAGAGtttccagttaaaaaaataaaattcagtttctgtcattgtgcaaggcactgaatttagccgtatagagtgaaatttgttagtctctaaggtgccacgggtactccttttctttttgtaatcacCTTGACAGTCTTCTTGGCATACTTGTCCAAGGCTGCACCCtgggatttaaaaattttcacatTTGCTTTGAGTAAATCTTTCCTCTCCATGCCCTCTCTCCTTGGCATGGAGCCAACCAGAACTGCTATATCAAGATCTTTAAATGCAACCTCCTCCTTGTCTGTTGCGATGACCTCTGTAAGCAAAGGAGGGAAGAGACAGAATTAGTAACAGACCAAATCTTTTGGGGAATTCTATGGCAacatcaatggaattattctTTG is from Dermochelys coriacea isolate rDerCor1 chromosome 3, rDerCor1.pri.v4, whole genome shotgun sequence and encodes:
- the MDH1 gene encoding malate dehydrogenase, cytoplasmic, producing the protein MSEPIRVLVTGAAGQIAYSLLYSIAKGDVFGKEQPLVLILLDITPMMTVLDGVMMELQDCALPLLREVIATDKEEVAFKDLDIAVLVGSMPRREGMERKDLLKANVKIFKSQGAALDKYAKKTVKVVVVGNPANTNCLTASKSAPSIPKENFSCLTRLDHNRAKSQIALRLGVTASDVKNVIIWGNHSSTQYPDVNHAKVKVQGKEVGVYEAVKDDSWLKGDFITTVQQRGAAVIKARKLSSAMSAAKAICDHVRDIWFGTPEGEFVSMGVISDGNSYGIPEDLLYSFPVVIKDKTWKFVEGLPINDFSREKMDLTAKELMEEKETAVAFISSP